In the genome of Phormidium ambiguum IAM M-71, the window TTCACCGACTTTGACCACATTCACACATAGAGTTTCCTGCTATGGTGCCCGATATTTCAGGAGGCGCTCGCTCTATCCAGCTGAGCCACAGCCCCAAACACAAAGCCATGATAGCAAAAATTAATTAGATTGAGAAAGCCAAGATTGCTCCCAAGGACTGCCGCCAATTTCCAAACCACAAAGGGAACTGCTAGCCTTCAAAATAGTTTGGGATTTTTCTCGCAACTCTAAGGAAAGATTTCCCAACATCGTATCTCGGCAAACAAATTGCATTCCATCCAGAGTTGGCGCACGTAAAGGTGTTCCGGGTAAGTCACTAGTTCCAATTAATTCCACTTCGTATTGGGAATTTTTCGCTTGCATTTGCCATTTTCCCCAAGGTTCAATTTGCCAACTTACTTGCGAGTTCCAGGGAACAAATTCATAAAATTTTCCTTGGTAATGTATTCCCACCATTGCTACTGACTCCATCCACCAGAGAACGCCACGTTTACCGCCACCAGCAGTTAAGGCGAGGTCAGGTTCGCCGTCAAAGCAATTACAATTGAGCCAAAACCATCTTTGGGGAAATGCGCCACCCCAGTTTTTTTCCGCGTAAGCTGGCGCGTTGGTAAATTCGTAGCGTTTGCCATTCCACTCTATCCAACCTGTGGCTAAACCATGTGCCATTAAGATTTGCCATCCTGGTTCAAATATTTGTAGAGAGGATAAGAAACCAGCGGTTGATTGTTGTGGTTGTCCGGGGTTTCCCCAACCGTAAACGGGTTGTATTTCATATTGCCAACGTGCTGTGTGACCTGTGCCAGGGTCGTGGAGGCTTCCTTGATGGAATTTTGCCGTTGCTTGGTATCCTTGTTGAATGTGGCGTGTAAACTCTTCTGGCTGGAGAAAGCAGGGTTTCAAAACCCCCTCTTGTCCCCCTTGGCAAGGGGGAGGAAAGTTGGTTTTTCCCCAATGTCCTAGTCCTAAGCTGCCTTGCCATGCCCAAAATTTGTTCATGTCGGGGAAACTACGGCAAATGTATTCATCATTTGGGCCGAGTATTTGGGCGCTACCTCCACTGTGAAGTTTACCGCCCTTCGGATCTTCAATTGAATACATGAAGGCGAATGTTTGGCGATGTTCGGGTAAGGTAACTCGATAGTACCAACCTTCAAAAAAACGCCTTTCGCTTCCGTCCCAATGATAGCCACTATGGGGTGTTTGTAAGGTTTTGACTTGATGGGGGATTTTGAACATAAGCTTTAGTGGCTGATTTAGAGGACTATTTTAAGGAATAGGAAATGAGAATTAGGAAGAATTATTTATCTACGATTTTATGAACTATGAGCTATTGTCTTAATCCTCAGTGCCAGAAATCAATCAATCCTGATGATACAAAATTTTGTCTTTCCTGTGGTTCGAGATTATTATTGGCCGATCGCTATCGTGCTATACAACCATTAATTCATGGTGGTTTTGGGCGAACTTTCCTTGCTATGGATGAGTTTAAGCCTTCGCGTCCGCAATGTGTGATTAAGCAATTTTTTCCGCAATTCCAAAAAGCGGAAACTGCGAAGAAGGCGGCGGAAATGTTTCGCAATGAAGCGATACGTTTGGAGGAATTAGGTAATCATCCCCAAATAGCAGAACTTTTAGCATATATTGACCAAGATAATTGTCAGTTTTTAGTGCAAGAGTTTATTGAGGGAAAAAACCTCGATCGAGAATTGACAGAAAATGGAGCTTTTAATGAAAGGCAAATTCATCAATTGTTAAATGATTTGTTGTTAGTGTTGCGGTTTGTTCACGATCGCCAGATAATTCACCGAGATATTAAACCTGCTAATGTGATTCGCCGCAGTAGCGATCGTCAATTAGTATTAATTGATTTTGGTGCGGCTAAATTAACTACTGAATTAGGTTTGGAATTAACTGGAACTGTAATTGGTAGCGCGGGTTATATTGCACCAGAACAACTTTTAGGTAAGGCTGTTTTTGCTAGTGATTTATATAGTTTAGGTGTGACTTGTATTTATTTACTAACCCAGGTTCACCCTGTTGATTTATACGATCCAGGAGAAGGGGTTTGGGTTTGGCGAAAATACTTGAAACATGGAGTTAGCGATCAGTTAGGTGAAGTTTTAGATAAGTTATTAGAAACTGCAACTGCCAGACGGTATCAATCTGTTTCAGAAGTTCTTAATGATTTAAATTTACATCTGTTTGAAGCTAATACAAATATCTTGAATAAAGATGTTAGTTTACCATCAGTATCTCAGCCTTTAAGTCAAAATTGGAAATATATAGGCACTATTTTTGGACATTCTACAAGGGTGCTTTCTTTGGCAATAAGTCCCGATGGTAAGACTCTAGCTAGCAGTAGTGAAAATGGGACAATTAAGTGGTGGTATTTAGATTTTAGTCAAGTCAAAAATGGTTCAATAAGTTTACCATCTAAAAGTTTATCTGGGAGTGAAAGTGCGATTAATTCGATCGCTTTTACTCCTGATGGTCAATCTTTAATTAGTGGCGATCGAGATGGTAGAATTGATTATTGGAATTTAGAGACAGGCAAACTCCAAAATAGTTTACTGGCACATACAGAGGCAATTAAATCGATCGCTATTAGCACTGATGGCTATTTTCTTGCTAGTGCGGGTGAAGAAAAAAATATTAAAGTGTGGCAATTTCACAATCAAGAATTAGTTTACAGTTTTGGAGAAAAAGACTGGATTAATGCGATCGCTTTTTGTCCCACTAATCAAGTAATAGCTAGTGGCGGGAAAAATCAAAATATTAAATTACGAAGTTTAAGGACTGGCAAGTTAGTTCAAACGTTAGAATGGGACTCTAGTTCAGTTTATCATCTGGCTTTTAGTCCAGACGGCAAGATTTTAGCTGCTGGCGGTTCCGGTAGAAAAATTCAACTGTGGAATTGGGAAACCGGAGAATTAGTTAATAGTTTAAAGAGTAATTTGTATGCAGTGCGATCGCTTTGTTTTAGCCCTGACGGACAAATACTTGCTAGTGGTGGAGAAGATACTACCATTAAAATTTGGCACTGGCAAACTGAGAAATTGCTTGCTTCTTTTCCCCATCACTTACAGTTAGTTTCATCTCTAGTATTTAGTACTGATAGTAAGTTTTTGATTAGTGGTTCTCATGATAAAAGTATTAAGTTTTGGCAGGGTTTTTGATGGGGTTAAAATATAAAGAGTGCAGATCATACTATTAAGATATGGCAGTTAGAAACTAAACAGAAAATATTTACTCTTAGTGGTCATACTGACTGGGTTAATTCAGTTACTTTTTGTCCCCAAGGAAATCGAATCGTTACTGGTAGTAATGATATGACAGTCAAAATTTGGCAGTATATTTGAAATACTCAGTAGTATTAGTTTCTAAATAATTAAAGATTAAATTTAAATGTAGATTTATTCTTCAATTATTGAAGTTACGGAGTCTGCAAAAACCCACGTATCTCGTCCTAATTTTTTAGCTTGATATAACGCTTTATCAGCTTGACTAATTAAGTGTTGAACAGATTGATTTGCAGTTGGAATTAAGCTAGCAATACCTAAACTAATTGTGACATATTGCGGATCTACTTGCGTACATTTATGAGGAATTTGTAATCTCTTGACGGCATTTTGAATTTGTTCGGCAATTTTAACTGCACCAGCTTTGTCGGTGTCTGGTAGAATTACGGCGAATTCCTCTCCACCATAACGAGCAATAACATCGGTAAAACGTTTAATAACTGATTTCGCTGCACCTGCAATTTCAATCAAACATTTATCTCCAGAGGGATGACCATAGCAATCGTTATAAGCTTTAAAATAATCAACATCAAATAAAATTAGAGATAAATTTTTGGGGTTGCGTGTCAATCGTTGCCACTCATTTTCTATTGTTGTATCGAAGAATCGACGATTTGAAACTTGAGTTAGGGAATCAATGTTACTTAACTCTTCTAACTTTTCATTAGCTAGCTTAAGTTCTTGAAGTGCGCGATCGAGTTGTTTCGTTTTAGAATGAGACTGTGCTAGTAGTTCTGCATGATTTAACGCCACACTGAACTGAGCCGCTAACTGTTTGATGAAGGTAATTTCAGTCGATTTCCAAAATCGGGTATGACTGCATTGATGAACGCATAGCAGTCCCCATAGTATGTCTCCCTTAATTAGAGGAACAACAACTTGAGCCTTAATCTGAAATTTTTCGAGTACTTCTAAATGGCAATCCTTTAGTTCAGCCTGATGGATATCGGAGATTACCTGTATTCGTCCTTGAAGATATCTAGTTGCGTATTCCTTACCAAAGCAATAATCATCCACTTTAACTCCGATCGCAGAATCATATTCAGGTAATACATTCTCAGCCACAAATTCACCGGAATTGTAGTTTGAATCATGAAATTGAAAAATACCTACGCGATCGGTGTGTAACGCTTTGCGAACTTCACGAGTTGTAGTTTCAAACAACTTGTTGAGATCGAGTGACTCCCGAATTTTGGCAATTAAATTAGATAAAATCTCTTGTTGTTCATTCGCTAGTCGTAAATCTTCGGCTTTGCGCTTAATTTGCGCTACTAGTTCAGCTTGCTTTACCGCAAAACCCAGTTGAGTTGCTACTTGGGTTAAAAACAGAATTTCTTGTGGTTGCCATTCATGGGGTTGGGAATGTTGATAAGCAGCTAAAACTCCCCACAGTTTTTGCCCAATAAATATCGGAACTGTAGCGTATGCCCGAATATGAAATTGCAACAAAATATCTAAATGACATTGAGATAAACCTGCGGTATAAACATCAGAAACTGTTAAGGATTCATTGGTACGATATCGCCCTCCCTGATGCTCTTGCAAATATGAATCATTCCAGACGGTGTTTTCTTCAAATCTACCAAAATCCCAACCAGGTTCAGCAAATTCAAAGTCGCTAACAAACTCACCACCCCAGTCATCTGAAAATCTGTAAACTGCAATCCGTTCAACTCGAAGAAGTTTACAAGTTTCTTTTGTTGTAGTGCGAAAAATCATATCCAGGTCAAGAGATGCCCGAATTTTACTAATCACTCGGTAAAGTGCTTTTTGTTGTTCATCAATCGCCTGAAGTTGGAGATGGGTATTCTCTAATTGAGCTTCTAATTGACGGATGGATTGGATACCAACCATTCGGCAGATCAAATTTACAAATTTTTTTCTCACTTGGTGTAACCGAGCATTAATCTAAAGAATTTTTTTACTAGATATAGAAAGGTTACGATTTTAACTCATTACAACGAAGATTTGTTTTAATATCAAAATTTCTTAACATAAAACTCTCAAGATAGTCATAGATTATGCGCTACACTCGCAGAATCAGTGGATTTGCGATCGCACTTTATTCATAAAAGACAAAATATTAGGGATTAAGTATTTAAAATACTACGAAATTAGGGAATTAAAAGAAAATAAAAAATTTGGGTGGGAATTACCCACCCAATAATTAATTATTCAGCAGAACCAGCAGAACTTGCTACTTTAGCTGGTTCTTGAGCTTGCAAAGGTTCTGGGGTGGAAGTCTGTACAGACTCTTCAGAAATCTTAGTCCATTCTGTATGGAAAAAGCCTTCTTTATCGACTCTTTCGTAAGTGTGAGCGCCGAAATAGTCGCGTTGTGCTTGGGTGAGGTTTTGCGGTAGACGATCGCGCCGATAGCTGTCAAAATAATCCAAAGAAGCACTAAACGCCGGAACCGGAATTCCTAACAACGCTGCTTGAGATAAAACTTCCCGCCACGCAGCTTGTCGATCCAAAATTGTCTGTTTAAACTCAGGAGCTAACAGCAAATTTGGTAACTCTGCATTATCCTTAAACGCCGATTTAATCTTATTCAAAAATCCCGCCCGAATAATACAGCCACCTTTCCAAATTCGAGCAATTTCACTCAAATTCAAATCGTAAGAATAAGCCTTAGAAGCCGAACTCAAAAGTGCCATACCTTGAGCATAAGAACAAATTTTCGAGCAGTAAAGTGCATCTCGAATTTGCGTAACAAAAGTACTGACATCGCCAGTAAATTTAGCAGTTGGGCCTGTCAAAACTTGGGAAGCAGCCACCCTTTCCTTTTTGTAAGAAGACATAATTCGGGCATTTACCGCTGCTGTAATTGTGGGAATACAAACACCCAATTCTAAAGCACTTTGGACAGTCCAACGACCAGTACCTTTTTGTCCCGCCGCATCCAAAATCATTTCCACTAAAGCTTGGTCTGTGTCTGGGTCAATATATTTGAAAATGTCAGCGGTAATCTCAATTAAATAAGAATTGAGTTCGTCAGTAGTATTCCATTCTGTAAATACTTCATGCAGCTGTTGACTGTTCAAACCTGCTGCATTTTTGAGTAGGTCATAAGCTTCAGCAATTAGCTGCATATCACCATACTCAATGCCATTGTGAACCATTTTTACATAGTGACCAGCACCACCGGGGCCAATGTAAGTTACACAAGCACCGTCATCTACTTGAGCAGCAATTTTAGTCAAAATTGGTTCCAGATATTGATAGGAACTAGTGGTGCCACCTGGCATTAAACTTGGGCCATTTAATGCACCTTCTTCGCCACCACTAACACCCATACCAATGAAGCGGAAACCTTCTGGTTCTAATTCACGGGTGCGACGTGCGGTATCGTCATACAAAGAATTACCGCCATCGATGATGATATCGCCTTCTTCCAAGAAGGGTTTCAATTCTTGAATTACTGCATCCACAGGCGCACCAGCTTTCACCATAATTAAGATTCTGCGGGGACGTTCTAGGGACGCAACAAAGTCTTTAATGGTGTAGGTGGCTACGGCATTTTTACCTTGGGCGCGTGTGTGCATGAAAGCATCTGTTTTTTCGGCGGTGCGGTTATAAACAGAAATGGGAAAACCATTACGTTCTACGTTTAAAGCTAGGTTTTCACCCATTACTGCTAAACCGATTACACCAAAACTCTGTAGTGCCATAGGACTTTTTACTTAATTTTGCTGTGATTGCGAAAGTTGTCTCCTTCAGGGTAGCGGTAACTTTCTAGGTTGTCCTGGAAGAAGAAATTAAGACTGCGATCGATAAGGGTAAAATTAGCGGGTATAAGCCGTTTAATTAGACGGGGAATTAGAGCCTATGCTCGCATACATCTTGGCATTAGCTGTTGGTACAGGTAGTATTGCTGTTTACCTTGCCGCATTTTTCTTACCAGAAATCCACCGCAAGAGTGATTTTTATTGGAGTGGCGTTGGATTGTTTTATGCTTTAGTTTTGTGGGTTTGTGCTGGCAGAATTACAGGTGGAGTTCTGTTAGGACAAGTTGCTAGCGTTGCCCTTTTAGGTTGGTTTGGTTGGCAAACCCTGACATTACGCAGAGAACTAACTCCCAAAGCCCAACAAACTGAGTTACCCAGCACAGAAGAAGCAACTGAAAAAGTATTAACTGAGGCAAAAAATCTCAGCGAAAACATCAAATCTCAAGCTTCTAAGGTATCCTCATCGGAAAGTGTTTCCCAACTGTCCCAAAAACTAGGCGGGTTATTTACTAACCTCAAAGGGCAATTAGACGAAAAACTGAAAAGCGCAAAACAGTCAAAAGCCAAGCCAATCTATACTCGTAAGGGAAATTCCAGCCCAACAACCCCACCTACAAGTTCCGCAGAAACAGTAGCAACCTCGCCAGCAGTTGAGGTGACAACTACAGAAATTACTCCAGAAAATCCCCAACCGGAACTTGATGTCAAACTAAATGTAGACACAACTTCAGCGGAGTTTCCCTCAACTGGCGAAACACCAGAACTAGTCCGTCCTAATCCTCCAGACCCTAAACTAGTAGAAGAAGCTGTGGAAGATGCTCAGGAAAAAAATCTGCCTAGTTCACCCCCAGAAAGTCCGTTTGACAAGATTGAAAAAGGGTGATTTGTGAGTGGAGACTGGTGTTTGAAAACAACTCTGACAAATGACCAATGACAACTGACCAATGACAAATGACCACAGAAAATAAAAGCTACAAAGACACTGTTAATTTGCCTAAAACTAACTTTGATATGCGTGCAAACGCTATCAAGCGGGAACCGGAAATTCAAAAGTTTTGGGCAGAAAACCAAATTTACGAAAGATTGTCCCAAAACAATCCGGGCGATATATTTGTATTGCACGATGGGCCACCTTATGCCAATGGTGCGCTGCACATCGGTCATGCCCTGAATAAGATTCTCAAGGATATTATTAATCGTTACCAGTTACTTAAAGGGCGAAAGGTGCGCTATGTTCCTGGTTGGGATTGTCATGGTTTGCCTATTGAATTAAAAGTTTTGCAACAAATGAAACCAGAGGAGAGAAAAAATCTTACGCCTCTGGAACTGCGGCAAAAAGCCCAAGATTTTGCCCTGAAAACTGTGGATGACCAACGCAGCAGTTTTATGCGTTACGGTGTTTGGGGTGATTGGGAAAATCCTTATCTGACTTTAAACCCGGAATACGAAGCGGCGCAAATCGGCGTTTTCGGGCAAATGGTGTTAAAGGGTTACATTTATCGCGGTTTAAAACCTGTTCACTGGAGTCCGAGTTCTAAAACTGCTTTGGCTGAGGCGGAATTGGAATATCCTGAAGATGATAAGGGGAATCCGACTCACGTTTCCCGAAGTCTTTATGCGGCTTTTCCTGTGGTCAGCGTCGCAGATGATTTAAAGGAAGCCTTAGAACCTTATTTGCCAGATTTGGGAGTTGCTATCTGGACAACTACGCCTTGGACTATTCCGGCAAATATGGCGGTGGCGGTAAATCCTGAGTTACTGTACGCTGTGGTCGAAGTTGACAAAAAAGGCGCGAAAATCTGCAAGTTTAAGTATTTAATCGTTGCTAATGAGTTGGTGGAACGGTTATCTACGACTTTTGGCGTGAAGTTAACTGTTCGGGCTGTGGGTGTTGGTAAGTCTTTTGAAAATTGTACTTATAAGCATCCACTTTACGATCGCATAAGTCCCATAGTCATCGGTGGCGATTACATTACCACTGATTCCGGTACGGGTTTGGTTCATACCGCACCCGGACACGGGGATGAGGATTTTCAAGTCGGAAAACGTTACAATTTACCTGCATTTTCTCCAGTTGATGCTGATGGGAATTTCACTCAAGAAGCAGGACAATTTGCAGGTTTAAATGTTTTAGATAAAGGTAACGCTGCGGTTGTAGAAGCATTGAAGAAGGAAAATGTGTTGTTAAAGGAAGAACCTTATCGACACAAATATCCTTATGATTGGCGGACGAAAAAACCCACAATTTATCGGGCGACTGAACAATGGTTTGCTTCGGTTGCTGGGTTCCGAGAAGCAGCTTTAAAAGCGATTTCGGAAGTGAAATGGATTCCCGCCCAAGGGGAAAATCGGATTACGCCAATGGTTGCGGAACGTTCTGATTGGTGTATTTCTCGTCAGCGCAGTTGGGGTGTGCCAATTCCAGTTTTTTATGATGAAGAAACTGGAGAACCGCTGTTAACTGAAGAGACGATTTCTCACGTACAAAATATTGTTGCCGAAAGAGGTTCTGATGCTTGGTGGGAACTTTCGGTTGAGGAACTTTTGCCAGAAAATTTCCGTAATAATGGCAAGAAGTACCGTAAGGGAACTGACACAATGGATGTGTGGTTTGATTCTGGTTCTTCTTGGGCGGCGGTGGCAAAACAACGCCAGGAATTACATTATCCCGCAGAGATTTATTTGGAAGGGTCCGATCAACATCGCGGTTGGTTTCAGTCTAGTTTATTAACTAGTGTGGCGAATAATGGAGTTGCCCCCTATAAAACTGTTTTAACTCATGGTTTTGTGTTGGATGAACAGAACCGAAAAATGAGTAAATCTTTGGGGAATGTTGTCGATCCAAATATTGTCATAGAAGGTGGGAAAAATCAGAAGGAAGAACCACCTTATGGTGCTGATGTTTTGCGGTTGTGGGTGTCGTCGGTAGATTATTCTACTGATGTGCCTTTGGGGAAAAATCTGCTGAAACAAATGGGCGATATCCGCAATAAAATCCGCAATACGGCGCGATTTTTGTTGGGTAATTTGCATGATTTTGACCCGCAAAAAGATGCGGTGCCTTATGAGGAATTGCCGGAATTAGACCGTTATATGTTGCATCGGATGACGGAGGTTTTCGGTGAAGTGGAAGCGGCTTTTGAGAGTTTCCAATTTTTCCGATTTTTCCAAACGGTGCAAAATTTCTGTGTAGTTGATTTGTCTAATTTCTATTTGGATGTGGCGAAAGACCGTTTGTATATTAGTGCGCCTGATGCTTTTCGTCGTCGCAGCTGTCAAACGGTTTTAGCGATCGCACTAGAAAACTTAGCGAAATCGATCGCACCAGTATTATGCCACACCGCCGAAGATATCTGGCAATTTATCCCTTACTCAACTCCCTACAAATCTGTGTTTGAAGCAGGTTGGGTGAAGGTAGATGAACGCTGGAAAAATCCCCAATTAGCAGCCAAATGGCAACAATTAAGACAACTGCGCCAAGAAGTAAATAAAGTCATGGAACAGGCGCGGAGTGAAAAAACGATCGGTTCTTCTTTAGAAGCCAAAGTTTTGCTTTATGTTGCTGATGAAAAACTGCGGGAACAATTAGTAGAATTAAACCCGGAAGTTGTGGAATTATTAGCAGAAAACCCCGTAGAACCAAAGATAATTGATGCTGAACCATACATAACACCTGGGGCAATTACTACTAAAAAATACCCAGTTTTGCAAGAATTAAATGTTAATTTTGGCGAATTTGTTCGCAATTACAATCAACCTTTAATTACGGTTGGATTAATTCTGGCAACAATTATTACCCTTTATATAATTGGGGGAACTTTAGGCGTAATTAACCGAATTCCGCTATTAGAACCATTTTTTACAACAGTGGGTGTTTTCTACTCGCTGTGGTATGCACGCAGCTATTTGCTATTTGCGAAAGACCGCGACAAATGGTTACAGGAGATTAACACTTATAAAGCCGAAATTTTGGGTAAAACTGCGGAAATCATTGAACAAAAACTACTTCCTGAAGCTAGCGAACCTCAAGCAATTACTCTAGAAGTTGAAACGATTCCTCAAGGTGCAGGCATTATTAAAGGTGTAGATGAACTGCGTTATTTGTTCATTTCTTCCCAAGTGGAATTGTTAGATTCACCCGCAACTTTAGAAGGTTTGCAATATAAATTGCAGACGGAAAAGCTGGGTGTTGGGATTGTGAAAGCTGATGGACACAAATGCGATCGTTGTTGGAATTACTCCATCAATGTAGGCAAATCTCTTTCCGATCCTCTACTTTGTGAACGTTGTATTCCCGCATTACAAGGGAAGTTTTAGAGGTACTGGGTACTGGGGACTGGGAAATAGTTTTAGAATGAAAAAATTTTGTTTTCGTGCTTTCAGTTTCCTCAATAATTAAAATCTCTTCGTCTCTGCTTTTAACTTAATTTTTGAAACCGCAGAGACGCAGAGGACACAGAGGAAGAGAAGAGGAAAACTCAAGAATTCGGCAACGGATTAGATATTACTAATTCCCAATCCCCAGTTCCTAGTCCCCAATTCCTTACTCACCAAAATCAATTTTTGCGGGGTTCTGTTTAATATTAGTAACAACCGTAATTTTTTGGAGAAATTCTTGAGTTAATTGGGTAAAAGCTCTCCCTCCAGGTGATTGGGGATTACACAAAACTACAGGCATAAAAGTATCAACTGCTTTAGAAACATTCACGTCAACAGGAATACGAGTTCTAAACAATTTAGTGGCGCTGTAATCTTCATTGACTCTTCGCATTACTTGGTTGTAATATCTGCCAGATAATAAATTAGCTGACATTGTAAAGACAATTCCTAACATTTGAATTTTGACATCAGCTTCATTGCGATGAACTTCTTTTTGTTGGGCAATGCGTCTTTCTAATAGCTGAATACCAATTACAGATAGAGGTTCAGGTCTAGCTGGTAAAACGTAGAAATCACTGGCAAGTAAGCCGCTACGAGTTAGCAAATTGTAACCTGGGGCGCAGTCAAGAATAATGAAATCATAATCTTTAACTACAGGTTTGAGAATGCTGGCGACTAATTCTCTTTCAAACTTAATCCAAATTTGCTCGAAGTTACTGCTACCTGTACGAACTGCTTTTTCATAAAGCATTTCCGAGACTAAAAATTCATCATATAAATCCAAATCACCAGGTAATAAATCCAATCCTTTGACTGAGCAAACA includes:
- the ileS gene encoding isoleucine--tRNA ligase, with the protein product MTTENKSYKDTVNLPKTNFDMRANAIKREPEIQKFWAENQIYERLSQNNPGDIFVLHDGPPYANGALHIGHALNKILKDIINRYQLLKGRKVRYVPGWDCHGLPIELKVLQQMKPEERKNLTPLELRQKAQDFALKTVDDQRSSFMRYGVWGDWENPYLTLNPEYEAAQIGVFGQMVLKGYIYRGLKPVHWSPSSKTALAEAELEYPEDDKGNPTHVSRSLYAAFPVVSVADDLKEALEPYLPDLGVAIWTTTPWTIPANMAVAVNPELLYAVVEVDKKGAKICKFKYLIVANELVERLSTTFGVKLTVRAVGVGKSFENCTYKHPLYDRISPIVIGGDYITTDSGTGLVHTAPGHGDEDFQVGKRYNLPAFSPVDADGNFTQEAGQFAGLNVLDKGNAAVVEALKKENVLLKEEPYRHKYPYDWRTKKPTIYRATEQWFASVAGFREAALKAISEVKWIPAQGENRITPMVAERSDWCISRQRSWGVPIPVFYDEETGEPLLTEETISHVQNIVAERGSDAWWELSVEELLPENFRNNGKKYRKGTDTMDVWFDSGSSWAAVAKQRQELHYPAEIYLEGSDQHRGWFQSSLLTSVANNGVAPYKTVLTHGFVLDEQNRKMSKSLGNVVDPNIVIEGGKNQKEEPPYGADVLRLWVSSVDYSTDVPLGKNLLKQMGDIRNKIRNTARFLLGNLHDFDPQKDAVPYEELPELDRYMLHRMTEVFGEVEAAFESFQFFRFFQTVQNFCVVDLSNFYLDVAKDRLYISAPDAFRRRSCQTVLAIALENLAKSIAPVLCHTAEDIWQFIPYSTPYKSVFEAGWVKVDERWKNPQLAAKWQQLRQLRQEVNKVMEQARSEKTIGSSLEAKVLLYVADEKLREQLVELNPEVVELLAENPVEPKIIDAEPYITPGAITTKKYPVLQELNVNFGEFVRNYNQPLITVGLILATIITLYIIGGTLGVINRIPLLEPFFTTVGVFYSLWYARSYLLFAKDRDKWLQEINTYKAEILGKTAEIIEQKLLPEASEPQAITLEVETIPQGAGIIKGVDELRYLFISSQVELLDSPATLEGLQYKLQTEKLGVGIVKADGHKCDRCWNYSINVGKSLSDPLLCERCIPALQGKF
- a CDS encoding ParA family protein; the protein is MGLIISTANMKGGVGKTTLTVNLAASLVKDFGKKVLVVDLDNQISATLSLMSPQDFSKRRRDKRTLRHLVNKAIKPDLKLSIPIADVINPYVCSVKGLDLLPGDLDLYDEFLVSEMLYEKAVRTGSSNFEQIWIKFERELVASILKPVVKDYDFIILDCAPGYNLLTRSGLLASDFYVLPARPEPLSVIGIQLLERRIAQQKEVHRNEADVKIQMLGIVFTMSANLLSGRYYNQVMRRVNEDYSATKLFRTRIPVDVNVSKAVDTFMPVVLCNPQSPGGRAFTQLTQEFLQKITVVTNIKQNPAKIDFGE